A portion of the Lolium rigidum isolate FL_2022 chromosome 1, APGP_CSIRO_Lrig_0.1, whole genome shotgun sequence genome contains these proteins:
- the LOC124683624 gene encoding uncharacterized protein LOC124683624 → MAVFTRSAFLGLALVLSALAGTANAQLSPNFYSTSCPKLAGIVRSGMASAVQKEKRMGASILRLFFHDCFVNGCDGSILLDDSSTITGEKSAGPNANSARGFEVIDAIKTQVEASCKATVSCADILALAARDGVNLLGGPTWNVPLGRKDSRTASQSAANSNLPGPTSSLATLISMFGNKNLSPQDMTALSGAHTIGRSQCQFFRNRIYTERNINASFATLRQGTCPRSGGDSNLAPFDVRTADGFDNAYYQNLVEQRGLLHSDQELFNGGSQDALVRQYSNTPSRFSADFATAMVKMGNLLPTSGTQEIRSGMGLLFARSFVLVTALLVLCLLLPCNAKLSNKFYAKTCPNVESIVRAVMAPAVAAEPRMGASIIRLFFHDCFVNGCDASILLDDTPTFTGEKNAGANANSVRGYEVIDAIKTRVEAACKTTVSCADIVALAARDAVNLLRGPTWKVPLGRKDSRTASQSAANANLPGPGSSATSLVAAFAAKGLSAREMTALSGAHTVGRVRCVFFRGRIYGEPNINATFAAARQRTCPQTGGDGNLAPFDDQTPDTFDNAYYTNLVAQRGLMHSDQELFNGGSQDGLVRKYSGNAKIFAGDFAKAMVKMGGLLPAAGTPTEVRLNCRMLN, encoded by the exons ATGGCCGTCTTCACCAGGTCGGCCTTCCTTGGCCTCGCCCTCGTCCTCTCCGCTCTCGCTGGCACGGCGAACGCGCAGCTCTCGCCTAACTTCTACTCCACGTCTTGCCCCAAGCTCGCCGGCATCGTGCGGTCGGGGATGGCGTCAGCCGTGCAGAAGGAGAAGCGGATGGGCGCCTCCATCCTCCGTCTCttcttccacgactgcttcgtcaAT GGGTGTGACGGCTCGATCCTACTCGACGACTCGTCGACCATCACCGGGGAGAAGAGCGCCGGGCCGAACGCGAACTCCGCCCGTGGGTTCGAggtgatcgacgccatcaagaccCAGGTCGAGGCCTCCTGCAAGGCCACcgtctcctgcgccgacatcCTCGCGCTCGCCGCCCGTGATGGAGTCAACCTG CTCGGAGGTCCCACCTGGAACGTGCCGCTGGGGCGCAAGGACTCGCGCACGGCGAGCCAGAGCGCGGCCAACTCCAACCTCCCAGGCCCTACCTCCAGCCTCGCCACGCTCATCTCCATGTTCGGCAACAAGAACCTCTCGCCGCAGGACATGACGGCGCTCTCCGGGGCGCACACCATCGGGCGCTCGCAGTGCCAGTTCTTCCGCAACCGCATCTACACCGAGCGCAACATCAACGCCAGCTTCGCCACGCTGCGGCAGGGGACGTGCCCACGCTCCGGCGGCGACAGCAACCTCGCGCCCTTCGACGTGCGAACCGCCGACGGCTTCGACAACGCCTACTACCAGAACCTGGTTGAGCAGCGCGGCCTGCTGCACTCTGACCAGGAGCTCTTCAACGGAGGCTCGCAGGACGCGCTGGTGAGGCAGTACAGCAACACCCCCAGCAGGTTCTCCGCCGACTTCGCGACAGCCATGGTGAAAATGGGCAACCTGCTACCGACGTCCGGGACGCAGGAGATCAGGT CCGGTATGGGCCTCTTGTTCGCCAGGAGTTTTGTTCTTGTCACTGCTCTGCTAGTCCTCTGCCTGCTTCTTCCTTGCAACGCGAAGCTGTCCAACAAGTTCTACGCCAAGACGTGCCCCAACGTGGAATCCATCGTGCGGGCGGTCATGGCGCCGGCCGTCGCCGCGGAGCCGCGGATGGGCGCGTCCATCATTCGCCTCttcttccacgactgcttcgtcaAC GGATGCGACGCCTCGATCCTCCTCGACGACACGCCGACGTTCACCGGCGAGAAGAACGCCGGCGCCAACGCCAACTCCGTCCGTGGGTACGAggtgatcgacgccatcaagacgCGCGTCGAGGCCGCCTGCAAGACCACAGTCTCATGCGCCGACATCGTCGCGTTGGCAGCTCGCGATGCCGTAAACTTG CTCAGGGGCCCGACGTGGAAGGTGCCGCTGGGCCGGAAGGACTCGCGCACGGCGAGCCAGAGCGCGGCCAACGCCAACCTCCCGGGCCCCGGCTCCAGCGCCACGTCCCTCGTCGCGGCGTTTGCGGCCAAGGGCCTCTCGGCGCGCGAGATGACGGCGCTCTCCGGCGCGCACACCGTGGGACGGGTCCGCTGCGTCTTCTTCCGCGGCCGCATCTACGGCGAGCCCAACATCAACGCCACcttcgcggcggcgcggcagcggACGTGCCCGCAGACCGGCGGGGACGGCAACCTCGCGCCGTTCGACGACCAGACGCCGGACACGTTCGACAATGCCTACTACACGAACCTCGTGGCGCAGCGCGGGCTGATGCACTCGGACCAGGAACTCTTCAACGGCGGTTCGCAGGACGGGCTGGTCAGGAAGTACAGCGGCAATGCCAAGATCTTCGCAGGCGACTTTGCCAAGGCGATGGTCAAGATGGGTGGCCTCCTGCCCGCCGCGGGGACGCCGACGGAGGTCAGGTTGAACTGCAGGATGCTCAACTAA